In a single window of the Elaeis guineensis isolate ETL-2024a chromosome 8, EG11, whole genome shotgun sequence genome:
- the LOC105049394 gene encoding pentatricopeptide repeat-containing protein At2g03880, mitochondrial yields MACAAAVAAAEEESENPPAAAGGADPLGETAVNGRARAPLGPYFLGRPRFRLNAPPVLLTPRICGAATTEFLIPIQIQTPHMKLLSRSILLLRPPRLPLLSLTYLSFSLFHTIPAIPNPTPPHHPLIESFSYLCLHGPLPAAMAAMASLQAHGLRADPISYSQLIKLCLNRGSIDDGRLIHHHLSSDGHCPKLFLSNTLVSMYIKFGLLDEARKVFDEMPERNVVSWTTMISALTNLERKEEALMLLVEMQRYGIRPNMYTFSSILRACMALRTLWSIHCCIIKFGLESDVFVRSSLIDIYSKFGDLEHGYRVFSEMVTGDLIVWNSIIGGFAQGGDGYKAIDLFMRMKRASFLANQGTLTSVLRACTGMVLLEMGKQVHVHVLKYERDLILDNALLDMYCKCGSLEEADALFQRMPERDVISWSTMISGLAQNGRSADSLRLFESMKVIGPKPNYITIVGVLFACSHAGLVEKGWYYFRSMEKLFGIEPGREHYGCMVDLLGRAGKLEEAVKFIHEMNFKPDSVIWRTLLGACRVHRNVNLAAYAAKEILKLEPGDEGTYILLSNIYADSRQWSDVEQVRKAMRDRGVRKEPGRSWLEVGKKIHVFIVGDTSHLKMDCIVKELNRLVGRITHLGYVPNTDFVLHDLGREQKEESLRYHSEKLAVAFGVMNSTKGKPIRIMKNLRICGDCHTFAKLVAKSEGKTIVIRDPVRFHHFQDGVCSCGDYW; encoded by the coding sequence ATGGCTTGTGCTGCAGCAGTGGCGGCAGCAGAGGAAGAAAGCGAGAACCCTCCGGCAGCCGCCGGTGGAGCCGACCCGCTCGGGGAAACGGCGGTGAACGGAAGGGCGAGGGCACCATTGGGCCCGTACTTCCTCGGCCGTCCACGCTTTCGTTTGAACGCCCCTCCGGTGCTGCTGACACCGAGGATATGCGGTGCAGCGACGACAGAGTTTCTAATCCCGATCCAAATCCAAACCCCCCATATGAAACTCCTCTCCAGATCCATCTTATTACTCcgccctcctcgccttcctcttctttctctcacatacctctctttttccctctttcaCACCATCCCTGCAATCCCCAACCCGACCCCGCCCCACCACCCTTTGATCGAATCCTTCTCCTACCTATGCCTCCACGGTCCCCTCCCCGCTGCAATGGCCGCCATGGCCTCCCTCCAGGCCCATGGCCTCCGCGCCGATCCCATCTCCTACTCCCAACTCATTAAACTCTGCCTCAACCGTGGCTCTATCGATGATGGCCGGCTTATCCACCACCACCTATCCTCTGATGGGCATTGCCCAAAATTGTTCCTTTCCAACACGTTGGTGAGCATGTACATCAAATTCGGCCTCCTGGATGAAGCACGGAAGGTGTTCGATGAAATGCCCGAGAGAAATGTGGTATCCTGGACTACCATGATTTCGGCGCTTACCAACCTCGAACGAAAGGAGGAAGCTTTGATGCTCTTAGTCGAGATGCAGAGATATGGAATTAGACCTAACATGTACACCTTCTCGTCAATCCTAAGAGCCTGCATGGCACTGAGAACCCTCTGGTCGATCCACTGTTGtataattaagtttgggttggaGTCGGATGTCTTTGTTAGGAGTTCTCTTATCGATATCTACTCAAAGTTTGGAGATTTGGAGCATGGGTATAGAGTTTTTAGTGAAATGGTCACGGGAGACTTGATTGTATGGAATTCGATCATTGGGGGCTTCGCTCAGGGTGGGGATGGCTACAAGGCTATAGATCTCTTTATGCGGATGAAGAGGGCTAGTTTTTTGGCAAACCAGGGGACTTTGACTAGTGTTTTGAGAGCTTGCACTGGAATGGTGCTGTTGGAGATGGGGAAGCAAGTCCATGTACATGTGCTCAAGTATGAGCGGGACTTGATTCTTGACAATGCTCTACTTGATATGTATTGCAAATGTGGGAGCTTAGAAGAGGCAGATGCCTTGTTTCAGAGGATGCCGGAAAGGGATGTGATCTCGTGGAGCACAATGATCTCAGGCTTGGCTCAGAATGGGAGAAGTGCAGATTCATTGAGACTATTTGAATCAATGAAAGTCATTGGGCCAAAACCAAACTATATTACCATTGTGGGTGTTCTGTTTGCTTGTAGTCATGCAGGTCTTGTTGAAAAAGGGTGGTACTATTTTAGGTCGATGGAGAAACTCTTCGGTATAGAGCCTGGAAGGGAGCACTATGGTTGCATGGTTGATCTTCTTGGGAGGGCAGGGAAGCTTGAGGAAGCTGTGAAGTTTATTCACGAGATGAATTTCAAACCAGATTCGGTTATATGGAGAACTCTTCTTGGTGCTTGTCGAGTTCATCGAAATGTGAACTTGGCAGCATATGCAGCAAAGGAGATTCTCAAATTGGAACCAGGTGATGAGGGAACTTACATACTCTTGTCTAACATTTATGCAGACTCACGCCAATGGAGTGATGTCGAACAAGTGAGGAAAGCCATGAGAGACCGAGGGGTGAGGAAAGAGCCAGGTCGCAGCTGGCTTGAAGTTGGTAAAAAGATCCATGTCTTCATTGTAGGAGACACGTCACATCTGAAAATGGATTGTATCGTAAAAGAGCTGAACCGATTGGTCGGTAGAATAACTCACTTGGGATATGTTCCCAACACAGACTTTGTATTGCATGATCTAGGACGAGAGCAAAAAGAAGAGTCACTTCGGTATCACAGTGAGAAGCTGGCTGTTGCATTTGGGGTAATGAACTCAACAAAAGGAAAGCCCATaaggatcatgaagaatctgaggaTCTGCGGTGATTGCCACACCTTTGCGAAGCTTGTTGCTAAGAGTGAAGGCAAGACCATTGTAATACGGGATCCAGTTCGCTTCCACCATTTTCAGGATGGAGTTTGTTCATGTGGAGATTACTGGTAA